Proteins from a genomic interval of Chanos chanos chromosome 3, fChaCha1.1, whole genome shotgun sequence:
- the LOC115807976 gene encoding rho guanine nucleotide exchange factor 4-like isoform X2, with amino-acid sequence MDDQELGFKAGDVIEVVDATNKEWWWGRILDSEGWFPASFVRLRVNQDEPMEEYLAQLEEAREEDSPGVGLLLGPGLPCKEQMRTNVINEIMSTERDYIKHLKDICEGYIKQCRKRTDMFTEEQLRTIFGNIEEIYRFQRKFLKGLEKKFNKDEPHLSEIGSCFLEHQTDFQIYSEYCNNHPNACLQLSRLMKVNKYVFFFEACRLLQKMIDISLDGFLLTPVQKICKYPLQLAELLKYTNPQHRDYKDVEAALNAMKNVARLINERKRRLENIDKIAQWQSSIEDWEGEDVLSRSSDLIFSGELTKISQPQAKSQQRMFFLFDHQMVYCKKDLLRRDMLYYKGRMDMDQMEVIDLEDGKDKDFNMNVKNALKLRSLNGEEIHLLCAKKPEQKQRWLRAFADERGQVQHDRETGFSITEVQKKQAMLNACKSHPAGKPKGTSILFSSAVTRPYYDFLLRQKHPTLPTNLPQQQVFMLAEPKRKSSNFWHNIGRLTPFKK; translated from the exons ATGGACGACCAGGAACTTGGCTTCAAGGCAGGTGATGTCATCGAAGTAGTGGATGCCACCAACAAGGAGTGGTGGTGGGGCCGCATCCTGGACAGCGAGGGCTGGTTCCCAGCCAGCTTCGTTCGG TTGCGTGTGAATCAGGATGAGCCAATGGAGGAATACCTAGCTCAGCTGGAGGAGGCGCGGGAGGAGGACAGCCCTGGGGTGGGGCTGCTACTGGGGCCCGGCCTCCCCTGCAAGGAGCAGATGAGGACCAACGTTATTAACGAGATCATGAGCACAGAAAGGGACTACATCAAACATCTGAAGGACATCTGTGAG gGCTATATTAAACAGTGCCGAAAGCGAACGGACATGTTCACGGAAGAGCAGCTCCGCACCATCTTTGGAAACATTGAGGAAATCTATCGCTTCCAGAGGAAATTCTTGAAAGGTCTGGAAAAGAAGTTTAACAAGGATGAGCCACATCTCAGCGAGATCGGATCCTGCTTCTTAGAGCAT CAAACAGATTTCCAGATCTACTCGGAATACTGTAACAATCATCCCAATGCCTGCCTCCAGCTCTCCAGACTCATGAAGGTCAACAAGTATGTGTTCTTCTTTGAGGCCTGCCGCCTCCTCCAGAAGATGATTGACATCTCACTGGATGGGTTTCTACTCACGCCAGTCCAGAAGATCTGCAAGTATCCTCTACAGCTAGCTGAGCTTCTAAAGTACACCAACCCCCAACACAG ggATTATAAAGATGTAGAGGCTGCCTTAAATGCCATGAAGAACGTTGCCAGGTTGATTAATGAGAGGAAACGTCGTCTGGAAAACATTGACAAGATCGCTCAATGGCAGAGCTCCATAGAGGACTGGGAG GGAGAAGACGTTCTCAGTAGGAGTTCAGACTTGATCTTCTCGGGCGAACTGACCAAGATCTCCCAGCCTCAGGCCAAAAGCCAACAACGCATGTTCTTCTTATTTGACCATCAGATGGTCTACTGCAAAAAG GATCTCCTGCGTAGAGACATGCTTTATTATAAGGGCAGAATGGATATGGACCAGATGGAAGTAATAGACTTGGAAGATGGGAAGGACAAGGATTTCAATATGAACGTAAAGAATGCCCTGAAACTTCGCTCGCTGAATGGAGAGGAGATCCACCTGCTGTGTGCCAAGAAACCTGAACAGAAACAACGATGGCTTCGTGCTTTTGCCGATGAGCGGGGACAAGTGCAGCACGACCGTGAGACAG GTTTCTCTATTACTGAGGTCCAGAAGAAACAAGCTATGCTGAATGCCTGCAAAAGCCATCCAGCTGGGAAGCCCAAAGGTACTTCCATTCTTTTCTCAT CAGCGGTAACCAGGCCATACTATGATTTCCTGCTCCGTCAGAAACACCCAACGCTGCCCACCAACCTGCCCCAGCAGCAGGTCTTCATGCTGGCAGAACCCAAACGCAAGAGCTCCAACTTCTGGCACAATATTGGCAGACTGACACCTTTCAAGaagtga